From a region of the Synechococcus sp. PCC 7502 genome:
- a CDS encoding ribulose bisphosphate carboxylase small subunit, whose product MAVRSYAAPPTPWSKGLAEPKIDKSTYIHPSANIIGDVRIGANVLIAPGTSIRADEGKPFYIGEGTNVQDGVVIHGLEQGRVTGDDQSSYSVWIGNDTSITHMALIHGPAYVGDHCFIGFRSTVFNSRVGDGCIVMMHCLIEDVEIPPGKYVPSGSIITSQEQADRLSDVQAGDTKFAEHVIGINDALRTGYRCADDIACITPIRVQNNPKTSSNSPSNSPINVEIVTGMNSTISSTTSGNISGNQIVEQVRQLLSQGYKIGTEHADDRRFRTSSWTSCAPFQSIREAEVIAELESCLNEHSGEYIRLIGIDTKAKRRVLEQIIQRPHEKVVFNASALNSYTAPSSRNSSSGFPPSGVIASDVKTTINQLLAQGNRVTVEWVDERRFKTGSWQTAGAITSLSQLDQITNEHQGHYVKVIGTDPKSKRRLVEAIVQRPNGKYVANAASPSKSSSNTATVVGSDVTTTINQLLAQGNRVTVEWVDERRFKTGSWQTAGAITSLSQLDQITNEHQGHYVKVIGTDPKSKRRLVEAIVQRPNGKVLSVPPKAVGFGTVATSTKANSYSSSSSPSSLNSDVASQVSQLFGQGHRVTVEAVDSRRFKTGSWQTAGTITTLSQLEQIIQEHSGEYVRVIGTDTKTKRRVLELMVQRPTK is encoded by the coding sequence ATGGCAGTCCGTAGTTATGCGGCTCCTCCCACGCCTTGGTCAAAAGGATTAGCTGAACCCAAAATCGATAAATCCACCTATATTCACCCTTCCGCTAATATTATTGGGGATGTCCGCATTGGCGCTAACGTTTTAATCGCCCCTGGAACTTCGATTCGTGCCGATGAAGGTAAGCCTTTTTATATAGGCGAAGGCACAAATGTCCAAGATGGTGTAGTAATTCACGGGTTAGAGCAGGGTAGAGTTACAGGGGATGATCAAAGTTCCTACTCAGTTTGGATTGGTAATGATACATCCATTACCCACATGGCACTGATTCATGGACCTGCCTACGTTGGCGATCATTGCTTTATTGGCTTTCGCTCCACAGTTTTTAACTCCAGAGTTGGTGATGGTTGTATCGTGATGATGCACTGTCTGATTGAAGATGTGGAAATTCCACCGGGTAAGTATGTCCCATCTGGTTCTATTATTACCTCCCAAGAGCAAGCAGATCGTCTATCGGATGTACAGGCAGGAGATACTAAGTTTGCTGAACATGTAATTGGTATTAATGATGCGTTACGAACGGGCTATCGCTGTGCCGATGACATTGCCTGTATTACTCCAATTCGCGTCCAAAATAATCCCAAAACTTCTTCTAATTCACCTTCTAATTCACCTATAAATGTAGAAATAGTTACTGGCATGAATTCAACTATTAGTTCAACCACTTCAGGTAATATCTCAGGTAATCAAATTGTAGAGCAGGTAAGACAACTCTTGTCTCAAGGCTATAAGATCGGCACCGAGCATGCTGATGATCGACGGTTTCGTACCAGTTCATGGACAAGCTGCGCTCCTTTTCAATCTATTCGAGAGGCAGAGGTAATTGCTGAATTAGAATCCTGTCTGAACGAACATAGCGGCGAATATATTCGACTGATTGGCATCGATACTAAGGCAAAGCGCAGAGTTTTAGAGCAAATCATTCAACGTCCCCATGAAAAGGTCGTATTTAATGCCTCTGCTCTTAATTCTTACACAGCCCCCAGTTCTCGTAATAGTTCCTCTGGATTTCCCCCCAGTGGAGTGATCGCTTCTGACGTAAAAACAACTATAAATCAACTTCTAGCCCAAGGTAATCGAGTGACAGTGGAATGGGTGGATGAGCGCAGATTCAAAACTGGTTCTTGGCAGACTGCTGGTGCTATTACCTCCCTATCCCAATTAGATCAAATCACCAACGAACATCAAGGGCATTATGTCAAGGTCATTGGTACTGATCCTAAATCCAAGCGTCGTCTGGTGGAAGCGATCGTGCAGCGTCCTAATGGTAAGTATGTAGCCAATGCAGCTAGTCCTAGCAAGAGTAGTTCTAATACTGCGACTGTAGTTGGCTCTGACGTAACAACAACCATAAATCAACTTCTAGCCCAAGGTAATCGGGTGACAGTGGAGTGGGTAGATGAGCGCAGATTCAAGACCGGTTCTTGGCAGACTGCTGGTGCTATTACCTCCCTATCCCAATTAGATCAAATCACCAACGAGCATCAAGGACATTATGTCAAGGTCATTGGCACTGACCCTAAATCTAAGCGTCGTTTGGTGGAAGCGATCGTACAGCGTCCTAATGGAAAAGTCCTTAGCGTTCCCCCTAAAGCTGTAGGTTTTGGTACAGTGGCTACTTCTACGAAGGCTAACTCTTACTCTTCCAGCTCATCTCCAAGTAGTCTTAATTCTGATGTAGCAAGCCAAGTTAGCCAACTTTTTGGTCAAGGACATCGGGTGACAGTGGAAGCAGTGGATAGCCGTAGATTTAAGACTGGTTCTTGGCAGACTGCTGGTACTATTACTACCCTTTCTCAACTGGAACAAATTATTCAAGAGCATAGCGGTGAATACGTACGAGTCATCGGGACTGACACTAAAACCAAGCGCCGAGTTTTAGAACTAATGGTGCAACGCCCCACTAAGTAA
- a CDS encoding carbon dioxide-concentrating mechanism protein CcmK encodes MAIAVGMIETQGFPAVVEAADAMVKAARVTLVGYEKIGTGRVTVIVRGDVSEVQASVAAGVDAARRVNGGEVLSTHIIARPHENLEYVLPIRYTEDVEMFRV; translated from the coding sequence ATGGCGATCGCTGTAGGAATGATAGAAACTCAAGGCTTCCCCGCCGTTGTAGAAGCAGCCGATGCAATGGTAAAAGCAGCCCGTGTGACCCTCGTGGGTTATGAAAAAATTGGAACTGGACGTGTCACTGTAATCGTGCGCGGAGATGTTTCCGAAGTGCAGGCTTCTGTTGCTGCTGGAGTTGATGCGGCAAGGCGTGTAAATGGAGGTGAAGTTTTATCTACTCACATCATTGCTCGTCCCCATGAAAACCTGGAATATGTTTTACCCATTCGCTATACCGAAGATGTAGAAATGTTCCGTGTTTAA
- the rpiA gene encoding ribose-5-phosphate isomerase RpiA — MTPSPEVIKQMKQMVGIAAAQRVKSGMVVGLGTGSTAAFMIEELGSLLASGALTDIIGIPTSFESIVLGKKYGVPIRSLDDVSKIDIAIDGADEVDPRKNLIKGGGAAHTREKVVDTIADTFIVVVDSSKLVDKLGSTFAVPVEVIPMAIAPVTRAIEKLGGVPALRMGVRKAGPVITDQGNMVIDVRFADIPDPLGLEQALNNIPGVLENGLFVNVTDVVLVGEVKDGVPLVREF, encoded by the coding sequence ATGACTCCATCCCCTGAAGTAATCAAGCAAATGAAGCAAATGGTGGGAATTGCCGCCGCTCAACGGGTAAAGTCGGGCATGGTAGTAGGACTCGGTACTGGTTCCACCGCTGCTTTTATGATCGAAGAATTGGGTTCCTTGCTGGCTTCGGGTGCATTGACAGATATTATCGGAATTCCCACTTCCTTTGAGTCGATTGTGTTAGGAAAGAAGTATGGAGTTCCCATTCGCTCTTTGGATGATGTGAGCAAAATTGATATAGCGATCGATGGTGCCGATGAAGTTGATCCACGTAAAAATTTGATTAAGGGTGGTGGTGCTGCCCATACCCGTGAAAAGGTTGTGGATACGATCGCTGATACTTTTATTGTTGTAGTTGATAGTTCTAAATTAGTAGATAAATTAGGTTCTACCTTTGCTGTGCCTGTGGAAGTAATTCCGATGGCGATCGCTCCTGTCACTAGGGCAATTGAGAAATTGGGCGGTGTGCCTGCTTTACGTATGGGTGTGAGAAAAGCTGGTCCAGTGATTACCGATCAGGGCAATATGGTTATAGATGTGAGATTTGCGGATATTCCCGATCCCTTGGGGCTGGAGCAGGCATTAAATAATATTCCAGGAGTGCTAGAAAATGGTTTATTTGTGAATGTGACTGATGTAGTTCTGGTGGGAGAGGTTAAGGATGGAGTGCCTTTAGTCCGAGAATTTTAA
- a CDS encoding GspE/PulE family protein: MPPSTPTNRVNALAIRSGRTPFEAKLIADGQATQEQFDQARKKSQESGITLVAALEDIIGQALAPGIVRFYKQVNLFELKILYGLESIDPAIEIEKFNPAKLSELIEANVVPIATCREYQVLPLSKDESSLLVALVSPANSKADTELKRIADAQKLSLKRRVISQEDFLTIFDQIIDLQVTKSKSNDSVSEKDLEIADFDEGASLSDVSDPDDDLDKSVGENSAPIIKLVDQILVRALKEGVSDIHIEPQEKELRIRFRKDGVLRPMITDEDKQLPRKIVNAVTSRFKIISDLNIAERRKPQDGKLKRNFQGRRVDFRVSTLPTPYGEKIVLRILDNSNTQLGLDKLITDPESLKIMQDMARRPFGLILVTGPTGSGKTTTLYSTLAEANDPGINISTAEDPIEYSLPGLTQCQVIRDKGMDFPMILRAFLRQDPDVILVGETRDKETAKTAIEAALTGHLVLTTLHTNDAPSAIARLDEMGVEPFMTSTALIGVLAQRLLRKVCDNCRIPYNPSKEEIEQFGLPKSDMELTFYKANTIGHVEIAAAKAGRGRVCPKCGGNGYKGRVGCYEIMKMTERLQSAINKGATTDAIKEIAVAEGMKTLMAYSFDLVREGRTTLEEVLRVTYTDKGREAEERAKRKTSLECTTCHAILKPEMIECPYCTTVRDI, from the coding sequence ATGCCCCCATCTACTCCCACCAATAGAGTTAATGCCCTTGCCATTAGAAGTGGCAGAACTCCCTTTGAAGCAAAATTGATTGCAGATGGGCAAGCCACGCAAGAACAGTTTGACCAAGCTCGTAAAAAAAGCCAAGAATCAGGAATAACACTTGTTGCCGCCCTAGAAGACATTATTGGTCAAGCACTTGCTCCTGGTATTGTTCGCTTTTATAAGCAAGTTAACCTATTTGAGCTTAAAATACTCTATGGGCTGGAAAGCATAGATCCCGCCATTGAAATTGAAAAGTTTAACCCCGCCAAACTAAGTGAACTGATCGAAGCTAACGTAGTTCCAATTGCCACATGTCGAGAATATCAAGTTCTCCCCCTGTCAAAGGACGAATCATCCCTACTCGTAGCACTAGTCTCACCTGCTAACTCCAAAGCAGATACTGAACTTAAACGCATAGCAGATGCTCAAAAGCTCAGTCTTAAGAGGAGGGTGATTTCCCAAGAAGATTTCCTCACAATTTTTGACCAAATTATTGATCTGCAAGTTACAAAAAGTAAAAGTAATGATTCGGTCAGTGAAAAAGACCTAGAAATAGCAGATTTTGATGAAGGAGCTTCATTATCAGATGTTTCCGATCCCGATGACGATCTCGACAAATCCGTAGGTGAAAATTCCGCTCCGATTATTAAGCTTGTTGATCAAATTCTTGTCCGTGCCCTTAAAGAGGGAGTATCAGATATTCACATTGAACCTCAAGAAAAGGAGTTAAGAATTAGATTCCGCAAAGATGGGGTACTCAGACCCATGATTACCGATGAAGATAAGCAACTGCCACGTAAGATTGTTAACGCTGTTACCTCAAGATTCAAAATTATCTCTGACCTGAATATTGCTGAACGCCGTAAACCTCAAGATGGCAAACTTAAGCGTAACTTCCAAGGGCGCAGGGTAGATTTTCGGGTCAGTACATTACCTACTCCCTACGGTGAAAAGATCGTACTACGGATTCTAGACAACTCCAATACTCAGCTTGGTTTAGATAAACTAATTACTGATCCTGAAAGCTTAAAAATTATGCAAGACATGGCACGGCGACCATTCGGGCTGATTTTGGTTACAGGACCAACTGGCTCAGGTAAAACCACAACTCTTTACTCAACTCTAGCTGAAGCAAATGATCCTGGTATTAATATTAGTACCGCCGAAGACCCCATTGAATATAGCTTGCCCGGTTTAACCCAGTGCCAAGTGATTCGAGATAAGGGTATGGATTTTCCCATGATTTTACGGGCATTCCTTCGTCAAGACCCTGATGTGATCCTTGTGGGAGAAACTAGAGATAAAGAAACTGCGAAAACTGCCATTGAAGCTGCTTTAACTGGACACTTAGTATTAACAACTCTGCATACCAACGATGCTCCCAGTGCGATCGCCCGTCTTGATGAGATGGGGGTAGAACCGTTTATGACCAGTACAGCCTTAATTGGGGTTTTAGCACAAAGGCTACTGCGTAAAGTCTGTGATAATTGCCGCATTCCCTATAACCCTTCTAAAGAGGAAATTGAGCAGTTTGGACTACCAAAAAGCGATATGGAACTAACCTTCTATAAAGCTAATACTATTGGTCACGTTGAAATTGCGGCGGCTAAAGCAGGTAGAGGTCGAGTCTGTCCCAAATGTGGAGGCAACGGCTATAAAGGTAGAGTTGGCTGCTATGAAATCATGAAAATGACCGAGCGGCTACAAAGTGCGATTAATAAAGGTGCAACCACTGATGCGATCAAAGAAATTGCGGTAGCAGAAGGGATGAAAACTCTTATGGCTTACAGCTTTGATCTAGTGCGTGAAGGTAGAACCACCCTTGAAGAAGTCTTGCGTGTTACCTACACAGATAAAGGGCGAGAAGCGGAAGAACGGGCAAAACGTAAAACCAGCCTAGAATGTACAACTTGCCATGCCATCTTAAAACCAGAAATGATCGAGTGCCCTTACTGTACTACGGTTAGAGATATTTAA
- a CDS encoding carbon dioxide-concentrating mechanism protein CcmK translates to MAIAVGMIETLGFPAVVEAADAMVKAARVTLVGYEKIGTGRVTVIVRGDVSEVQASVAAGVESVKRVNGGQVLSTHIIARPHENLEYVLPIRYTEAVEPFRENVSGIRPLPVSRP, encoded by the coding sequence ATGGCAATTGCAGTTGGAATGATTGAAACCCTAGGTTTTCCCGCCGTTGTAGAAGCAGCCGATGCGATGGTAAAGGCAGCCCGCGTCACCCTAGTTGGTTACGAAAAAATTGGTACTGGTCGAGTGACTGTAATCGTCCGTGGCGATGTATCAGAAGTTCAAGCATCCGTAGCGGCTGGTGTTGAATCAGTCAAGCGTGTTAATGGCGGACAAGTTCTTTCTACCCACATCATCGCTCGTCCCCACGAAAACCTGGAATACGTTCTACCCATTCGCTACACCGAAGCAGTGGAACCATTCCGTGAAAATGTTAGCGGCATCCGTCCTCTTCCCGTTTCTAGACCATAA
- a CDS encoding type II secretion system F family protein — protein sequence MPKFKCDLKNAQGISVKQTIIAESIKEARDKMREQGFSIVEIKEVADGFSLEKLSMSIKKVTVKDKAIFSRQLATLVNAGVSIVRGLGVLTDQCENPKLKVSLKDILADVQQGANLSDAMRKQPECFDKLYCAMVEAGEAGGVLDDVLGRLAKLLEDSARLNNQIKSAMTYPVTVSILAVLIFVGMCVFILPTFEGVFKQLGGELPTFTQILVNISLFLRSPQVLLIPIVIVIIGAIYGYIYSTPPGKLYLDGLYLKLPLFGDLLRKTAVARFSRTFGSLSRAGVPILGALEITGETAGNQVLTNALATARQVVREGGQIAPAIEKEEVFPAMAIQMITIGEETGELDKMLMKVADFYENEVEEAVKALTSIMEPLMIVVLGGMVGSILVGMYLPIFSIMDKIK from the coding sequence ATGCCCAAATTTAAATGCGATCTTAAAAATGCCCAAGGCATCTCGGTAAAACAAACTATTATTGCCGAATCCATCAAAGAAGCTCGGGATAAAATGCGTGAGCAAGGTTTCTCGATTGTAGAAATTAAGGAAGTAGCTGATGGTTTTAGCCTTGAAAAACTATCCATGTCTATAAAGAAAGTTACTGTCAAGGATAAGGCAATTTTTTCCCGTCAGTTAGCAACCCTTGTAAATGCTGGCGTATCAATAGTAAGAGGCTTAGGTGTTTTAACAGATCAATGTGAGAATCCTAAGCTTAAAGTATCTCTTAAAGACATTCTTGCGGATGTGCAGCAGGGAGCCAATCTTTCTGATGCCATGCGTAAACAACCTGAATGTTTTGATAAACTTTACTGTGCCATGGTTGAAGCAGGTGAAGCAGGGGGGGTGTTGGATGATGTATTAGGTCGCTTGGCAAAATTGCTAGAAGATTCAGCACGGCTCAATAACCAAATTAAGTCAGCTATGACCTATCCAGTTACAGTATCAATTCTTGCAGTTTTAATTTTTGTAGGGATGTGTGTATTTATACTACCCACCTTTGAAGGTGTATTTAAGCAGTTGGGTGGAGAATTGCCAACTTTTACGCAAATATTAGTAAATATCAGCTTATTTTTAAGAAGCCCTCAAGTTCTCCTTATTCCAATCGTAATTGTCATCATCGGTGCTATCTATGGTTATATTTACAGTACTCCCCCTGGCAAATTATATTTAGATGGACTCTACCTTAAATTACCTCTATTTGGTGATTTGCTTAGAAAAACTGCTGTAGCTAGATTTTCTCGTACTTTTGGCTCCCTTTCGAGAGCAGGTGTACCAATTCTAGGTGCCTTGGAAATTACGGGTGAAACGGCTGGCAACCAAGTTTTAACCAATGCTTTAGCTACGGCAAGGCAAGTGGTAAGAGAGGGAGGGCAAATTGCTCCAGCTATTGAGAAAGAAGAGGTTTTTCCAGCGATGGCAATTCAGATGATCACAATCGGTGAGGAAACTGGGGAACTGGATAAAATGTTGATGAAGGTGGCTGACTTCTACGAAAATGAAGTGGAAGAGGCAGTCAAAGCTTTAACTAGTATTATGGAGCCTCTGATGATTGTAGTATTGGGGGGTATGGTAGGTTCAATCCTTGTGGGCATGTATCTTCCGATCTTCTCAATTATGGATAAAATTAAGTAA
- the murQ gene encoding N-acetylmuramic acid 6-phosphate etherase, which translates to MTIERGHLLTEQANPKSANLDRLSIAELVELFNQEDTYAVAAVGKENEHIAQAIALITQAIQSGGRLFYVGAGTSGRLGVLDAAECPPTFCTDPDLIQGIIAGGLPALVRSSEALEDREQDGAEAIAQAKVTKNDVVFGITAGGTTPYVHGALKTAQAIGAKTIFFTCVPADQVPTNYDLEIRPLVGAEVLAGSTRLKAGTATKLVLNTISTGVMVQLGKVFGNRMVDVAVTNSKLGDRATRIIMDLTGLDRSTATDLLQKSGNRVKLALLMHWTGLDSEASDRLLNSHQGHLSQSLGEFRNI; encoded by the coding sequence ATGACCATAGAACGTGGACATCTGCTCACCGAACAGGCAAATCCTAAAAGTGCAAATCTTGATCGCCTCTCCATTGCTGAATTAGTAGAGTTATTTAACCAAGAAGATACCTATGCTGTTGCTGCCGTGGGTAAAGAAAATGAACATATTGCTCAGGCGATCGCCCTAATTACCCAAGCCATCCAATCAGGTGGGCGCTTATTTTATGTGGGGGCTGGTACCAGTGGACGTTTAGGAGTCCTAGATGCCGCCGAATGTCCACCTACTTTTTGTACAGACCCTGATCTAATTCAAGGGATTATTGCAGGGGGATTACCCGCTTTAGTTAGAAGTTCAGAGGCTTTAGAAGATCGAGAACAGGACGGAGCTGAAGCGATCGCCCAGGCAAAGGTAACTAAAAATGATGTGGTTTTCGGAATCACCGCAGGAGGAACAACTCCCTATGTCCATGGAGCTTTAAAAACAGCACAGGCGATCGGAGCCAAGACCATATTTTTTACCTGCGTCCCAGCCGATCAAGTACCCACAAATTATGATTTAGAAATTCGCCCCTTGGTTGGCGCCGAAGTTTTAGCAGGATCAACAAGGCTCAAAGCTGGTACCGCCACCAAACTCGTACTAAATACAATCTCCACAGGGGTAATGGTGCAGTTGGGTAAAGTTTTTGGTAATCGCATGGTAGATGTGGCTGTTACTAATTCTAAACTGGGCGATCGCGCCACCAGAATCATCATGGACTTAACCGGTCTCGACCGTTCAACTGCCACAGACCTATTACAAAAATCTGGAAATCGAGTCAAATTAGCATTACTAATGCACTGGACAGGGTTAGATTCCGAGGCAAGCGATCGCCTACTAAATTCGCACCAAGGTCACCTTAGTCAATCTCTAGGTGAATTTAGAAATATTTAA
- the miaA gene encoding tRNA (adenosine(37)-N6)-dimethylallyltransferase MiaA has translation MNKGLIVVLGATATGKTSLAIKLAQKFNAPILSADSRQVYKHFDIGTSKPNLTERQGISHYLIDIAEPNTTLTLAEYQGQAQKLIAEFHAQGITPILVGGTGLYIKSIVAGMQIPRVAPNYYLRSQLLELGQSQCHQILQQVDPRSKIHANDQARTIRALEVFYVTGKPLTEQQGEHPPTYPICQIGISSPPLEIYKKIVSDRIEHMLKQGWLEEIKFIQNQYGSGLPLLSTLGYKEMGTYLSGQINLELAKELTVKHTLQFAKHQRTWFNSKSYGEVNWINNPQNFDSSFNNIEDLLNFIHN, from the coding sequence TTGAATAAAGGCTTAATTGTTGTTTTAGGAGCTACTGCCACTGGTAAAACCAGTCTAGCCATTAAGCTAGCTCAAAAATTTAATGCTCCCATTCTTAGTGCAGATTCTCGGCAGGTATATAAACATTTTGATATTGGTACATCTAAGCCTAACCTTACGGAACGGCAGGGAATTTCCCACTATTTAATTGATATTGCTGAACCCAACACCACTCTGACCCTAGCGGAATATCAAGGACAAGCACAAAAATTAATTGCTGAGTTCCATGCCCAAGGAATTACGCCAATTTTGGTTGGAGGTACAGGTTTGTATATCAAATCTATAGTTGCGGGTATGCAAATTCCTAGAGTTGCACCTAATTATTACTTGCGATCGCAGTTGTTAGAGCTAGGACAAAGCCAATGTCACCAAATCCTGCAACAAGTTGATCCCCGATCTAAAATTCATGCCAACGATCAAGCTAGAACCATTAGGGCTTTAGAAGTATTTTATGTAACTGGAAAACCCCTAACTGAGCAACAGGGTGAACATCCGCCCACCTATCCTATCTGCCAAATTGGTATATCCAGTCCTCCCCTAGAAATCTATAAAAAAATTGTGAGCGATCGCATCGAACACATGCTCAAGCAAGGATGGCTCGAAGAAATTAAATTTATCCAAAATCAGTATGGCAGCGGTTTACCTTTACTATCCACATTAGGCTATAAGGAAATGGGAACATACCTATCAGGACAAATCAATCTTGAACTGGCAAAAGAATTAACTGTTAAGCATACCCTGCAATTTGCTAAACACCAGAGAACTTGGTTTAACTCAAAAAGTTACGGGGAGGTAAATTGGATTAATAACCCCCAAAATTTTGACTCAAGTTTTAACAATATTGAAGACTTACTTAATTTTATCCATAATTGA
- a CDS encoding EutN/CcmL family microcompartment protein, giving the protein MQIARVLGTIVSTQKEPSLTGVKFLLLQILDQEGQPLPLYEVAADSIGAGIDEWVLVSRGSAARQIPRGEQRPVDAAVIAIIDSINVSDRLIYSKREQYR; this is encoded by the coding sequence ATGCAAATAGCTAGAGTCCTGGGTACAATCGTCAGCACCCAGAAAGAACCTAGTTTAACCGGGGTAAAGTTCCTCCTTTTACAAATATTGGATCAGGAGGGACAGCCATTACCGTTATATGAGGTTGCAGCCGATAGCATTGGTGCAGGCATTGATGAGTGGGTATTAGTAAGCCGGGGTAGTGCTGCCCGCCAAATTCCTAGAGGCGAACAACGCCCTGTTGATGCCGCGGTTATAGCAATTATTGATTCTATTAATGTCAGCGATCGCCTGATTTATAGCAAAAGAGAACAATATCGTTAA